The Chryseobacterium phocaeense genome includes the window GATCTGGGAAGGGGTGGTCTCAACGGTTAAACGTTCACGGGCATAGATCTGCTTGGTTGCAGATTCATCTTCAATGAACATTAGTGAAGCTTTTCTTCCGTCCGCCAGGTTTTTGGTATGCTTTGCCATAAAAGAGACCAGAATGTAGAATGTATTGTCCAGTTGTACAAATGGAGCATAGCTTGAATTGGGATTTCCTTCTGCATCTGCGGTCGCCAGAATGATACTTTGTGTTCGGTCTATCAGTTCTTTTACTTTTGGAGCAACCGGTCTTGCTTTCCTGTTTGCTTCTTCCTGGGTATGATTCATAGTATAAAATTTAATATCAA containing:
- a CDS encoding pyridoxamine 5'-phosphate oxidase family protein, with translation MNHTQEEANRKARPVAPKVKELIDRTQSIILATADAEGNPNSSYAPFVQLDNTFYILVSFMAKHTKNLADGRKASLMFIEDESATKQIYARERLTVETTPSQIERDSETWNTVVAKLKETHGKVVDVIADMQDFILIALQPVRGSYVNGFGSAYFVDEKLDILEHRNDVNHQSK